One genomic segment of Paraburkholderia caffeinilytica includes these proteins:
- a CDS encoding error-prone DNA polymerase encodes MTDDAGEPFCTLVALATNRNGYGNLSELITLARSRADKGSYRLNPSDFTDSLPHLGHLKALPDCVLILVPQRTATLSHTLRCAHWLASFAPQRSWIALELWQTGSDDLQIDALRMIAKASGLPLVAAGGVLMHARSRKPLQDTLTAIGLVTPLSACGHALEANAERHMRTRVRLGKLYPRDTLEETLRIAALCRFSLDELKYEYPEELVPAGESPSSYLRKLVMAGATERWPKGMDLKRIDQIERELRLVAELKYEKYFLTVHDIVSFARSRNILCQGRGSAANSIICYCLHVTEIDPVHMNMLIERFISRARSEPPDIDVDFEHQRREEVIQYIYGKYGRHRAALTASLITYHARSALKDVGKALGLEASLIERISKSQQWWDGTDAVAKYLAEAGFDANSHITQNLIRLTKELRNFPRHLSQHVGGFVIAKDKLSRLVPIENATMKDRSVIEWDKDDIDALRLLKVDVLALGMLSAIRRALEFVALRRGFPKFRVQDIPREDRAVYEMCGHADTIGVFQIESRAQQSMLPRLKPNKYYDLVIEVAIVRPGPIQGGMVHPYLRRKQGLEAEDYAKDELRPVLERTLGVPIFQEQVMHLAMVAAKYTGEQADQLRRAMAAWRRSGNLAKYQQDLTDRMLARGYEKEFIERICKQIEGFGEYGFPESHAASFALLVYLSAWLKRYEPAAFLAGLLNSQPLGFYSPSQLVQDARRHGVQVLPPDVTLSDWDSTFERRGREGQRISSSETCLHRQQGVLSAQQLRDLSLRRFTVARTIRRAAKQLTARVFQSSKTYGARGPAVRIGMHLIKGLSQVAAERIMAARSDAQFTDVDDLARRAALTRRDLEALAAANALVSIAGHRREAWWAVTAQHTVPKLLRDAPIAEAPLALPQAAESREIVDDYASIGLTLNRHPLALLRERLARQRFRTAAELAACQHGTLARACGIVTVRQRPGTANGTVFVSIEDETGSINVIVWPALVEKQRKVLLGSSLLAVYGVLQRDDGVSTGSDSAGNVVNANKTGKAKRKQKGEVIHLVAHRLEDHSDWLGELATASRDFH; translated from the coding sequence TTGACGGACGATGCCGGCGAACCGTTCTGCACACTGGTTGCGCTCGCAACCAACCGCAATGGCTACGGCAATCTTTCCGAACTGATCACGTTGGCCCGTTCGCGTGCGGACAAAGGCAGCTATCGCCTCAATCCGTCCGACTTCACCGACTCGCTACCGCATCTCGGGCATCTCAAAGCATTGCCCGATTGCGTCCTGATTCTCGTGCCGCAGCGCACGGCGACGCTCTCGCACACATTGCGTTGTGCACATTGGCTGGCATCGTTCGCTCCACAACGTTCATGGATCGCACTCGAACTCTGGCAAACCGGCAGTGACGATCTGCAGATCGACGCATTGCGAATGATTGCAAAAGCGAGTGGTTTGCCCTTGGTAGCAGCTGGTGGCGTCCTGATGCATGCGCGATCGCGCAAGCCGTTGCAGGACACCCTGACCGCGATCGGCCTCGTCACACCGCTATCGGCGTGTGGTCACGCGCTCGAGGCCAATGCCGAGCGGCATATGCGCACTCGCGTGCGGCTCGGCAAACTGTATCCGCGCGACACGCTTGAAGAAACGCTGCGTATCGCCGCCCTGTGTCGCTTCTCGCTCGACGAACTCAAGTACGAGTATCCGGAAGAATTGGTGCCCGCGGGTGAGTCGCCATCGAGCTATCTACGCAAACTGGTCATGGCCGGCGCGACGGAGCGCTGGCCGAAAGGGATGGATCTCAAGCGGATCGATCAGATCGAGAGAGAACTGAGGCTGGTCGCCGAACTGAAATACGAGAAGTATTTCCTGACGGTGCACGATATCGTGAGCTTCGCGCGCTCCAGAAACATACTGTGTCAGGGGCGAGGCTCGGCGGCGAATTCGATCATTTGCTATTGCCTGCATGTGACGGAAATCGATCCGGTACACATGAACATGCTGATCGAACGGTTCATCTCGCGCGCGCGTAGTGAACCCCCTGATATCGACGTCGATTTCGAGCATCAGCGCCGGGAAGAGGTGATCCAATATATCTACGGTAAGTACGGCCGTCATCGCGCGGCGTTGACTGCGTCGCTGATTACGTATCACGCGCGCAGTGCGCTGAAAGACGTCGGCAAGGCATTGGGACTCGAAGCGTCGCTGATCGAGCGGATCAGCAAATCGCAGCAATGGTGGGACGGCACGGATGCAGTCGCCAAATATCTGGCTGAAGCAGGCTTCGATGCCAACTCGCACATCACGCAGAATCTGATTCGCCTCACCAAGGAATTGCGCAACTTCCCGCGCCATCTGTCGCAACACGTCGGTGGCTTTGTGATCGCGAAAGACAAGCTGTCGCGGCTCGTGCCGATCGAGAACGCGACGATGAAAGACCGTAGCGTGATCGAATGGGACAAGGACGATATCGATGCGCTCCGGCTGTTGAAAGTCGACGTGCTGGCGCTCGGCATGTTGTCTGCTATCCGGCGCGCGCTGGAGTTCGTCGCATTGCGGCGCGGCTTTCCGAAATTCAGGGTGCAGGATATTCCGCGCGAGGATCGAGCCGTCTACGAAATGTGCGGTCATGCCGATACGATCGGTGTATTCCAGATCGAATCGCGTGCGCAGCAAAGCATGTTGCCGCGACTGAAGCCGAACAAGTACTACGATCTCGTGATCGAAGTCGCGATCGTGCGGCCTGGGCCGATCCAGGGCGGCATGGTGCATCCGTATTTGCGTCGTAAGCAGGGCCTCGAGGCAGAGGACTACGCTAAAGATGAGTTGCGGCCGGTGCTTGAACGCACGCTCGGCGTGCCGATTTTCCAGGAGCAGGTGATGCACCTCGCGATGGTTGCGGCCAAATACACCGGTGAGCAGGCCGACCAGTTACGTCGCGCAATGGCCGCATGGCGGCGTAGCGGCAATCTGGCGAAGTATCAGCAGGATCTGACCGATCGCATGTTAGCGCGTGGCTATGAAAAGGAGTTTATCGAGCGTATCTGCAAACAGATCGAGGGCTTCGGCGAATATGGCTTTCCTGAAAGCCACGCGGCGAGCTTTGCCTTGCTCGTTTATCTCAGCGCGTGGTTGAAACGTTATGAGCCGGCCGCTTTTCTGGCGGGTCTGCTGAACAGTCAGCCATTGGGGTTTTATTCGCCGTCGCAACTCGTGCAGGATGCCCGGCGCCATGGCGTCCAGGTATTGCCGCCCGACGTGACCTTGAGCGATTGGGATTCGACCTTCGAAAGACGCGGTCGTGAAGGGCAGCGGATTTCATCGAGCGAGACCTGTTTGCATCGTCAGCAGGGCGTATTGTCCGCGCAGCAATTACGCGATCTGTCGCTGCGGCGCTTCACGGTGGCCCGGACGATCCGGCGTGCGGCAAAACAGCTGACCGCACGCGTATTCCAATCGTCGAAAACCTATGGTGCGCGCGGTCCGGCAGTGCGTATCGGCATGCATCTGATCAAAGGTCTTTCGCAGGTGGCGGCCGAACGCATCATGGCGGCTCGCAGCGACGCGCAGTTTACCGATGTCGACGATCTGGCGCGTCGCGCGGCATTGACTCGGCGCGATCTCGAAGCGCTTGCCGCGGCGAACGCGCTGGTCAGCATCGCAGGCCATCGGCGCGAGGCGTGGTGGGCGGTGACCGCGCAGCACACGGTGCCCAAACTGCTGCGCGATGCGCCGATCGCCGAAGCACCGCTGGCATTACCGCAGGCAGCCGAGAGCCGTGAGATCGTCGACGATTACGCGAGCATTGGCCTCACGCTCAATCGTCATCCGCTCGCGCTATTGCGCGAGCGTCTTGCCAGGCAACGTTTTCGCACAGCGGCCGAACTCGCTGCGTGTCAGCACGGCACGCTGGCGCGCGCTTGCGGCATCGTCACCGTGCGGCAGCGGCCGGGCACGGCAAACGGCACCGTGTTCGTTTCCATCGAAGACGAAACCGGTTCGATCAATGTGATCGTCTGGCCAGCGCTGGTGGAAAAGCAGCGCAAGGTGCTGCTGGGGTCATCGTTGCTGGCGGTGTATGGCGTCTTGCAGCGTGACGATGGTGTCTCTACCGGCAGTGACAGCGCCGGCAATGTGGTGAACGCAAACAAAACCGGCAAGGCGAAACGGAAACAGAAGGGCGAGGTGATCCATCTCGTCGCGCATCGTCTCGAGGATCACAGCGACTGGCTCGGCGAACTGGCCACGGCGAGCCGTGATTTTCATTGA
- a CDS encoding 3-hydroxybutyrate dehydrogenase, translated as MSSLNTNLNGKVAVVTGAASGIGKQIALTLSAAGAAVAIADLNQDGANAVAEEIKQGGGKAIGVAMDVTNEDAVNQGIDKVAAEFGSIDILISNAGIQIVNPIENYSFSDWKKMQAIHVDGAFLTTKAALKHMYKDDRGGIVIYMGSVHSHEASPLKSAYVTAKHALLGLSRVLAKEGAKHNVRSHVVCPGFVRTPLVDKQIPEQAKELGISEEDVIKRVMLGGTVDGIFTTVEDVAQTVLFLSTFPSAALTGQSFIVSHGWYMQ; from the coding sequence ATGTCGTCACTGAACACGAATCTGAATGGCAAGGTTGCGGTAGTTACCGGCGCCGCGAGCGGCATCGGCAAGCAGATTGCGCTCACGCTCTCCGCAGCGGGCGCGGCGGTCGCGATTGCCGACCTGAACCAGGACGGCGCGAACGCCGTCGCTGAGGAAATCAAACAGGGCGGCGGCAAGGCAATCGGTGTGGCAATGGACGTCACGAACGAAGACGCCGTCAACCAGGGCATCGACAAAGTCGCGGCTGAGTTCGGCTCGATCGACATTCTGATTTCAAACGCCGGCATCCAGATCGTCAATCCGATTGAAAACTACTCGTTTTCCGACTGGAAGAAGATGCAGGCGATCCACGTGGACGGCGCTTTCCTCACCACCAAGGCCGCGCTCAAGCACATGTACAAAGACGATCGCGGCGGCATCGTGATCTACATGGGCTCGGTCCATTCGCACGAAGCGTCGCCGCTGAAGTCCGCCTATGTGACGGCCAAACATGCGCTGCTGGGGCTCTCGCGCGTGCTGGCCAAGGAAGGCGCGAAACACAATGTACGCTCGCACGTGGTGTGTCCGGGTTTCGTGCGCACGCCGCTGGTCGACAAGCAGATTCCCGAGCAGGCCAAGGAGCTCGGCATCAGCGAAGAAGACGTGATCAAGCGCGTGATGCTGGGCGGCACGGTCGACGGCATCTTCACCACCGTGGAAGACGTCGCGCAGACGGTGTTGTTCCTGTCCACTTTCCCGAGCGCGGCGCTGACCGGCCAGTCCTTTATTGTGAGCCACGGCTGGTACATGCAATAA
- a CDS encoding 23S rRNA (adenine(2030)-N(6))-methyltransferase RlmJ → MLSYRHAFHAGNHADVLKHAVVLQLLRYLSLKDKAYWYIDTHAGAGVYSLKEGYATKTGEFQTGIAKLWERNDLPSIFADYVDEVSALNPDGQLRFYPGSPYIAWRQMREQDRMRLFELHTTEIDVLRHNFRDAGRRAMLYAGDGFDGILALLPPAPRRALVLLDPSYEDKRDYTRTLRCVEESLKRFPTGTYAVWYPQVKRLESQRFPDQLKKLQERNWLHVSLTVSNPPTDGFGLFGSGMFILNPPYTLAKTLKDEMPWLVQTLGEDKAAQFKVEYRGD, encoded by the coding sequence ATGCTCAGCTACCGCCACGCCTTTCATGCAGGCAATCACGCCGACGTTCTGAAACACGCCGTCGTGTTGCAGTTACTGCGCTACCTCAGCCTGAAGGACAAGGCCTACTGGTATATCGACACGCACGCGGGCGCCGGCGTCTATTCGCTGAAGGAAGGCTACGCGACGAAAACCGGCGAGTTCCAGACCGGCATCGCCAAACTCTGGGAGCGTAACGACCTGCCGTCGATCTTCGCCGACTACGTCGACGAAGTGAGCGCGCTGAACCCGGATGGTCAGTTGCGCTTCTACCCAGGCTCGCCGTATATCGCGTGGCGGCAGATGCGGGAACAGGACCGCATGCGCCTGTTCGAACTGCACACCACTGAAATCGACGTGCTGCGCCATAACTTCCGCGACGCAGGCCGCCGCGCGATGCTTTATGCGGGCGACGGCTTCGACGGCATCCTCGCGTTGCTGCCGCCAGCGCCGCGCCGCGCGCTGGTGCTGCTCGATCCGTCGTACGAAGACAAGCGCGACTACACGCGGACGTTGCGCTGCGTCGAAGAAAGCCTGAAGCGCTTTCCAACCGGCACGTACGCGGTCTGGTATCCGCAGGTAAAACGCCTTGAATCGCAGCGCTTCCCCGATCAGCTGAAAAAGTTGCAGGAGCGCAACTGGCTGCATGTGAGCCTGACAGTCAGCAATCCGCCGACCGACGGCTTCGGGTTGTTCGGCAGCGGCATGTTCATCCTGAATCCGCCCTATACGCTGGCAAAAACGCTGAAAGACGAGATGCCCTGGCTGGTCCAGACACTCGGCGAGGACAAGGCCGCGCAGTTCAAGGTCGAATATCGCGGCGATTGA
- a CDS encoding DUF3563 family protein — MFAYVLEKLSTWFETAERSRREDYLASSSDIVQLEQRIRSLETNGYSL, encoded by the coding sequence ATGTTTGCATACGTACTTGAAAAGCTGAGCACCTGGTTTGAAACTGCAGAACGCAGCCGTCGTGAAGACTATCTGGCGTCGTCGTCGGATATCGTTCAGCTCGAACAGCGCATCCGCTCGCTCGAAACCAACGGCTACTCGCTGTAA
- a CDS encoding dTDP-4-dehydrorhamnose reductase family protein → MFKVAVIGASGLLGRALVNELAQQAGWQVVATAFSRPGPNTVALDIRDARAVEQFVEREAPDALVIAAAERRPDVCEHDPALAQALNVDAVRTLAAAAKRRGAWTLSISTDYVFDGTHPPYRHDSAPAPLNAYGRSKLEGERALTESTDLGCVLRLPLLYGPIVDWAESAVTSLVPAIAASASREGKAAVMDAWAIRYPTFTPDVAFVIRQMLERHARGDAIRGVVQWSGDEPMNKYEIAVRLAVALQLDARLTPQHTPTDATPRPHNCHLASDRLETLGIGRRTPFDVAIRQVLAGFPWRGETAA, encoded by the coding sequence ATGTTCAAGGTTGCCGTCATTGGGGCTTCCGGGCTGCTCGGCCGAGCCCTCGTCAACGAACTGGCACAGCAGGCCGGTTGGCAAGTCGTCGCCACGGCGTTCAGCCGGCCGGGGCCGAACACGGTCGCGCTGGATATTCGCGATGCGCGGGCGGTCGAGCAATTTGTCGAGCGCGAAGCGCCGGACGCGCTCGTGATTGCCGCCGCGGAACGTCGGCCAGATGTGTGCGAGCACGATCCGGCGCTCGCCCAGGCGTTGAACGTCGATGCGGTGCGCACCCTGGCCGCGGCGGCAAAGCGGCGCGGCGCATGGACGCTCTCGATCTCAACCGATTACGTGTTCGACGGCACTCACCCGCCCTATCGGCACGATTCCGCGCCCGCGCCGCTCAATGCCTATGGGCGCAGCAAACTCGAAGGCGAGCGGGCGCTGACGGAATCCACCGATCTCGGCTGCGTGCTGCGTTTGCCGCTGCTGTATGGACCGATCGTCGATTGGGCAGAATCGGCGGTGACGAGTCTCGTGCCGGCGATTGCCGCGTCTGCTTCACGCGAGGGCAAGGCTGCCGTCATGGATGCATGGGCGATTCGCTATCCGACCTTTACACCGGACGTCGCGTTCGTGATCCGGCAAATGCTCGAACGGCATGCGCGTGGCGATGCGATTCGCGGCGTCGTGCAATGGTCGGGCGATGAGCCGATGAACAAGTATGAAATCGCGGTGCGGCTGGCCGTTGCACTGCAACTCGATGCCCGACTGACGCCACAGCACACGCCCACCGACGCAACGCCGCGTCCGCATAACTGTCACCTGGCTTCGGACCGGCTCGAGACGCTCGGCATCGGCCGCCGCACGCCGTTCGACGTTGCGATCCGGCAAGTGCTGGCCGGGTTCCCGTGGCGGGGCGAAACGGCGGCGTAG
- a CDS encoding DUF3734 domain-containing protein: MAQRNLKRARIGAPGGGEGEGAGPAPAVHPGRQLDLPKYETVALMLQGGGALGAYQAGVFQGLYEAGIEPNWLAGISIGALNTAIIAGNPPEKRVERLMQFWETICQPAFGPPLPAFIEHALFNSSEAVRKAFTATQAMGAIVEGQKGFFVPRFPPPLPTVSGPPQLASYYDTTPLKATLEALCDFDRINSGETRVSVGAVNCGTGNFAYFDNTHTKLRPEHFMASGALPPGFAAVEIDGQYYWDGGLMSNTPLYEVIQTTPRRDTLAFQVDLWSAIGPVPDNITDVQGRMKDIQYSSRTRLVTDMLQRSQRFRHVLREVLDRVPSDQRDDPWCKLADELSCSKRYNVFHLIYRQKEYEGHFKDFQFGLSTMREHWRSGLEDIRQSLAQPDWLDMPDNDAGFVTHDIHRDSR; encoded by the coding sequence ATGGCGCAACGCAATCTCAAGCGGGCGCGCATCGGCGCGCCCGGCGGCGGGGAAGGCGAGGGCGCAGGTCCGGCGCCCGCCGTGCATCCCGGCCGGCAGCTCGATTTGCCCAAGTACGAAACCGTCGCGTTGATGCTGCAGGGCGGCGGTGCGTTGGGCGCCTATCAGGCCGGCGTCTTTCAGGGGCTTTACGAAGCCGGTATCGAGCCGAACTGGCTCGCCGGCATTTCGATCGGCGCGCTCAATACGGCCATCATTGCGGGCAATCCGCCGGAGAAACGCGTCGAGCGGCTGATGCAATTCTGGGAGACGATCTGCCAACCGGCGTTCGGGCCGCCATTGCCGGCCTTTATCGAGCACGCGCTGTTCAATTCCAGTGAAGCCGTTCGCAAGGCTTTCACGGCGACCCAGGCGATGGGCGCGATCGTGGAAGGGCAAAAGGGCTTTTTCGTGCCGCGTTTCCCGCCGCCGTTGCCAACGGTCTCCGGGCCGCCGCAACTGGCGAGCTACTATGACACCACGCCGCTTAAGGCCACGCTGGAAGCGCTTTGTGATTTCGATCGGATCAATTCCGGTGAGACGCGTGTGTCGGTGGGTGCGGTGAATTGCGGTACGGGTAATTTCGCCTACTTCGACAACACGCATACGAAACTGAGGCCTGAGCATTTCATGGCGTCAGGTGCGTTGCCACCGGGTTTCGCGGCAGTCGAAATCGACGGCCAGTACTACTGGGACGGCGGCCTGATGTCGAACACGCCGCTCTATGAGGTGATTCAGACCACGCCGCGTCGCGATACGCTCGCGTTTCAGGTTGATCTGTGGAGCGCGATCGGGCCGGTGCCGGACAATATCACCGACGTTCAAGGGCGCATGAAAGACATCCAGTACTCGAGCCGCACGCGCCTCGTGACCGATATGCTGCAACGTTCGCAGCGGTTCCGGCATGTGCTGCGCGAGGTGCTCGACCGCGTGCCGTCTGACCAGCGCGACGATCCGTGGTGCAAGCTGGCGGATGAACTATCGTGTTCGAAGCGCTACAACGTGTTCCACCTTATCTATCGGCAGAAGGAATACGAAGGGCACTTCAAGGACTTCCAGTTCGGCCTTTCCACTATGCGTGAACACTGGAGAAGTGGTCTGGAAGATATCCGTCAATCGCTTGCGCAACCGGACTGGCTCGACATGCCGGATAACGACGCAGGTTTTGTCACGCACGATATCCATCGGGATTCGCGCTGA
- a CDS encoding potassium channel beta subunit family protein: MNYRRLGRSGLQVSELSIGSWVTYGNQVDHRAARESLAAARDAGVNFFDNAEVYAAGQSEEIMGQALKELAWPRVSYVVSTKFFWGLNEAPNQYHTLNRKYLLSAIDTSLKRLQLDYVDLVFCHRPDPNTPVEETVWAMSDMITRGKALYWGTSEWSADEIRAAYEIAERHHLHKPVMEQPQYNLFHRKRVEQEYKRLYEDIGLGLTTWSPLASGLLTGKYRDGVPADSRAQLQGYDWLRKQLTDVGKNNVVGKLGEVADELGCTVGQLAIAWILKNPNVSTVITGASRVEQIGENMKSAEVAERMTPEIKQQIEEIVGDASD; encoded by the coding sequence ATGAATTATCGACGTCTGGGCCGTTCCGGCCTGCAAGTCAGCGAACTGTCCATCGGCTCATGGGTCACCTACGGCAATCAGGTGGATCATCGTGCGGCGCGCGAGTCGCTTGCGGCCGCGCGCGATGCGGGAGTCAACTTCTTCGACAACGCCGAGGTGTATGCCGCCGGCCAATCCGAAGAAATCATGGGCCAGGCGCTCAAGGAACTGGCATGGCCGCGCGTGAGCTACGTGGTATCGACGAAATTCTTCTGGGGACTCAACGAAGCGCCGAACCAGTATCACACGCTGAACCGCAAATACTTGCTGAGCGCGATCGACACGTCGCTCAAGCGCCTGCAGCTCGATTATGTCGATCTGGTGTTCTGTCATCGTCCTGACCCGAACACGCCGGTCGAGGAAACCGTCTGGGCCATGAGCGACATGATCACGCGCGGCAAGGCGCTGTACTGGGGCACCTCGGAATGGAGCGCCGACGAAATCCGCGCGGCATACGAGATCGCTGAACGGCATCATCTGCACAAACCCGTCATGGAGCAGCCGCAGTACAACCTGTTCCACCGTAAGCGCGTCGAGCAGGAATACAAGCGGCTTTACGAAGACATTGGCCTTGGGCTGACCACCTGGAGCCCGCTCGCGTCCGGCCTGCTCACGGGCAAGTACCGCGACGGCGTACCTGCCGATAGCCGCGCGCAGTTGCAAGGCTACGACTGGCTGCGCAAGCAGCTCACCGATGTCGGCAAGAACAATGTGGTCGGCAAGCTGGGGGAAGTAGCCGACGAGCTGGGTTGCACGGTCGGCCAGTTGGCGATCGCGTGGATTCTGAAGAATCCGAATGTAAGCACCGTGATCACCGGCGCGTCGCGCGTCGAGCAGATCGGTGAGAACATGAAATCCGCCGAGGTGGCCGAGCGAATGACGCCGGAGATCAAGCAGCAGATCGAGGAGATCGTCGGCGACGCCAGCGACTGA
- a CDS encoding heavy-metal-associated domain-containing protein — MTIEFQVEGMSCQHCVAAVTNAIHEHDGAAHVQVDLASGRVAVESAQPADTLKAAIDEAGYTVTSMTSGPAR, encoded by the coding sequence ATGACGATCGAATTCCAGGTAGAAGGCATGAGCTGCCAGCATTGTGTGGCTGCAGTCACGAACGCGATCCACGAACACGATGGCGCAGCTCACGTCCAGGTCGATCTGGCATCCGGCCGCGTGGCGGTCGAATCGGCGCAACCGGCTGACACGCTCAAAGCCGCAATCGACGAGGCCGGTTACACCGTGACCAGTATGACCAGCGGCCCGGCCCGCTAA
- the cueR gene encoding Cu(I)-responsive transcriptional regulator yields the protein MNIGEAARASGVTAKMIRYYESVGLLAAKARTSAGYRVYGPQEVHSLRFIRQARRLGFLVDDIRRLLALWHDRSRASAEVKAIALEHVAELDRRIAELTDMRDTLAHLADHCHGDERPDCPIIERLADPDLVSGKSCHPI from the coding sequence ATGAATATCGGTGAAGCGGCCCGCGCCTCGGGCGTCACGGCGAAGATGATTCGCTACTACGAAAGCGTGGGTCTGCTGGCGGCGAAGGCGCGCACGAGCGCCGGCTATCGTGTATACGGGCCGCAAGAGGTCCATTCGCTGCGTTTCATCCGGCAGGCGCGCCGTCTCGGGTTTCTGGTGGACGACATTCGCCGCCTGCTGGCGCTGTGGCACGACCGGTCGCGCGCCAGCGCCGAAGTGAAGGCGATTGCGCTGGAGCACGTCGCGGAGCTCGATCGCCGCATTGCCGAGCTGACCGACATGCGCGACACATTGGCGCACCTGGCTGACCATTGCCACGGCGACGAGCGCCCGGATTGCCCGATTATCGAGCGGCTCGCCGATCCCGATCTGGTGTCGGGGAAGAGTTGTCATCCGATTTGA
- a CDS encoding ABC transporter substrate-binding protein: MPTHWMRRAASTCVTLVALIVPATLPGTALAKDTPEKPTLTMAVGGLPGLYYLPVLAAQQLGYFKDEGLDVTLEDFAGGSKALEAVVGGSADVGAGAFEHTLFMQAKGQHYRAFVLMGRAPQIVVAVLKSKADQIKTLSDFKGAKVGVSAPGSSTDLVLTVALRKAGVQRSEISAIGVGSGATVLAAVSNGQIDALSNVDPMMTKLTRSGAIKVLVDTRTVKGTQEVFGGTMPAATLYASETFIQKYPKTTQALANAIVRADHWLQTASDADLLKMVPPAYLLNDPALYVEAFHNVRDAYSPDGLMPADGPATSLRALSSFDNRLDPKKIDLSTTYTNDFARKAAAQLK, from the coding sequence ATGCCCACTCACTGGATGCGGCGTGCCGCCAGCACCTGCGTCACGCTGGTCGCGCTGATCGTACCGGCGACGCTACCCGGCACCGCGCTCGCCAAAGACACCCCGGAAAAGCCCACGTTGACGATGGCCGTTGGCGGCTTGCCGGGCCTCTACTATTTGCCGGTACTCGCCGCGCAGCAGCTGGGCTACTTCAAGGACGAAGGGCTCGATGTCACGCTCGAAGATTTTGCGGGCGGGTCGAAGGCGTTGGAAGCGGTCGTGGGAGGCAGTGCCGACGTGGGAGCCGGCGCGTTCGAACACACGCTGTTCATGCAGGCAAAGGGACAACACTACCGGGCATTCGTGCTGATGGGCCGCGCGCCGCAGATCGTCGTCGCGGTGCTGAAGTCGAAGGCCGATCAGATCAAGACATTGTCGGACTTCAAGGGAGCAAAAGTCGGCGTGAGCGCGCCGGGTTCGTCAACGGATCTGGTGCTCACCGTGGCTTTGCGCAAGGCCGGCGTACAGCGCAGTGAGATTTCGGCGATCGGCGTGGGCAGCGGCGCCACGGTGCTTGCCGCGGTGAGCAACGGTCAGATCGACGCGCTGTCGAATGTCGATCCGATGATGACCAAGCTGACGCGTAGCGGCGCGATCAAAGTGCTGGTCGATACGCGTACCGTCAAGGGCACGCAGGAGGTGTTCGGCGGGACGATGCCGGCAGCGACGCTTTACGCATCCGAGACTTTCATCCAGAAGTATCCGAAGACGACACAGGCGCTTGCCAATGCGATCGTGCGCGCGGACCACTGGTTGCAGACCGCCAGCGATGCCGACCTGCTGAAGATGGTGCCGCCGGCCTATTTGCTCAACGATCCGGCGCTCTATGTAGAGGCGTTCCACAACGTGCGCGACGCGTATTCACCGGATGGCTTGATGCCCGCGGATGGTCCGGCGACTTCACTGCGCGCCTTGTCGTCGTTCGATAACCGTCTCGATCCGAAAAAGATCGATCTGAGCACAACCTATACTAACGATTTCGCACGCAAGGCAGCGGCGCAACTCAAGTAA